The DNA region CCCAGGTGCCTGCAGGTCCTAAAGGGTTTTGGTTCTAATTTTTAAATCACTACCTAcagccctccccccccccccccctcctcccctatAGAGTGAGCCCAGCTAGAGCCGCTCGTACAGGTGAAGTCCCCTTGAAGTATACACTACATGTAtgaatgtgttgtgtgttttggggaTTTGTTatcgcctttttttttttttttttgatcaCTGcggagtttttctttttttttgcttgcttgcttgtttgtgttgttgtgttgtgttcacTAGAATATATGTATATAACCCATCAAACACCTGGCCCTGCGGGCAGATGATCAACAGTCACAGCGTTCAACGAGTAGCGGTGTAGGGGCGGGCGTCATCACGGTCACATGAAGGAGGGTGACGTTTTGCGCGACCGTGACGATTTCGCCGCCTTCGACGGGCTCTTCAGGCTGTGGCCGGAGCCCCGATCGGAGCGGGATCGCTCCCGATCGCACCACGGTTCCGGGGCCCGCCCGCACCACCGTATCAGCTCCTGCACCTCGTTCTGGATGGCAGAGTACACAGAGGCAGTGGGTAAgcattttggttttttttttccaacctTGCAGGAGTGTGGCGTGCAACCTACCTGCAGATAGACCGGCAGCTCCTGGAAGATGTCCAGCTGCGTCAGCTCGGTGTGCTGCGACAGGTAGGACAGGCAGCGGGCCTTGAGCGCGGTCGCATTGAACCGGTCCGAGATGCCGTACAGACAGATGACGGAGTCGCCGTCGATCGAGGACACGAGCGTTTGCTCGCAGATCGCCTTCAGATTGTCGACCGAGTAGCGGTCGGCGAGCAGCATCAGCTCGCAGAGCTGGTCGACCCCGACGGACCGGTCGACCGGCGCCCCGTACaggtacagcagcagccggcggAAGATCACCGGCGAGGTGTCGTAGATGATAATCTTGCTGCAGAAAGGAGACAGGGTTGGATACAATAATAGTAGTGGTAGAATCGCATGTCGCAAACACCCACCGATTGATGTCCTCCTGCATGCCGGACAGCAGCGCCTTCTTGAACCACTCGCACCGGGCCGCCACTATCACGCGGTGCGCCTTGAAGCAGTGCGATTGGGTGCCCCGGCCgcccttgctgctgctggtggtggtggtggtgctgttgctgctgctgttgctgctgctgctgccgctgctgccgggTGCTTCGATGCTGGCACCCTTGCTGCCGCCCCCGTTCAGCAGTAACGCCTCGTCCGGGCTGAGATCGGCGCAGCAGGTCGGCGGCCCGAGCGCGACGATACCGCTGCCCTCGCTGCCCGGCTGCTCCGGGTGCGGCACGATCACCTCAAACTCCATGTCCGCCAGCTGGCCCGAGTGCAGCAGCTTGAGCGCATTCTTCGACAGGCTGCTGTGGGACGCGGTCGGCGACTCGCACAGGTTCTGCACCAGGTTCATCTTGACGGTGGCGTACTCGAGCTGCCGCTGCCCGCTCGACCGTACCGCACTGCGCCGGGCGGCACACTCGTGCAGCAGGGCCGGCTCGACGCTCCGCTTGTCCAGCAGGCCGAGCTCGACCAGCGCACAGGTGAACTGTTCCTTCTGCACCAGCGTCGAGATCTGCGAACAGAGAAGATGgggcacacacgcaccacaaTGGGGCATTCGTTAAAGCGGGCAGGATTTGGGTCGGCACACCACTACACCTACGTAAAACATTGCGTCGTTCAGGGCGGCCTTGTGCTCCAGCAGCTTCGACACGATGCCGTTCTGCAATGAGAGCCGAACACAGACAGATTAGCAGAGTGGCAAACACGTTCCCGATGAGCGAGCGCCTTACCACCTGGCTGGTGAGAAACTTGAAGCAAAACTTAAACTCCTTCCAGCCAATCTTCTCGTCGATCGTGTCGCACAGCTCCTCGAGCTGGCCGATCGCGGCCGGCACCTCCAGCGCCAGCTGCTCCAGGTTGCGCCGGACCGTctggtgctggtgcagcaGGTTCATCTCGTTGAACGTGCCCttcttgtgcagcagcacctCGAGCGCGTTCGTCACGCGCCCGTAAATATCACGCATCTTTTTCACCTCGTACATGTACAGGAAGAACTTCAGATCGGACTCGGACGGGCTGTGGCCGAGCCGGGACGGTACGGACGTACTGCTGgtaccgccgccgccgccaccactgctgctgctgctactgctccgTGCGTGGTGGCTCCGATTAAGGTGGGTCCGTTCGCCGGCCCGGCTGTTGCCGGTCGTGCTGCTTCGggcgggctgctgctgctgctgctgctgggtgctCCCCGCATGTACGGTGCTCTCGtgcagcttctgctgctgctgctgctcctgctggcTGCTCTTCAGATCCTTGCAGACGGCTTCGAGTGAACGTTTGATCTCGGACACGGCCGCCGTCAGCACCTCGAGAGCGGCCGTAATTTCCGGCACCAGGTAGGAGACGAGATCGTTCCGATCGTCCGGCGAGAGGCTGCCGAGCACCAGGTGCACGTTCTGCAGCAGCTGGTGCACCTGCGACAGATAGATCGGCATGCGGGTGCGCACGTACTTGAtgatttcgtgccgctgctgccgggTGAAGGTGGTCGCGTCCTTGGTGAAGATGTTGCAGAACTGGAGCAGCTTCACGAACGCTGTGCGATTGGTGTAGGAGTAGAGACGTTAGCGAGTCCGATCAAGGTAGCATTTGGTGGCTTACGCATGTGCGGCTTACCGGTTAGACACTCCTTCACGCCCTCCTTGAACACCTGGCAAAGGACGCACGGGCTGTGCGAGATCGTGCTCGGGTTGACCATCTGGATCATGTTGTTCAGGCTGTCGTGCAGGTCGTTGATGATGTCGATCACAACTGTTTTGCGcgagaaaaaacaaaaggggGAGGCAATGCAATCACAGTACAGTACCAGTTCAGGCCCTACTTACACTTTTTCAGCTGGATGTTGCGCAGATAATTCTTGCACGGTTCGCTCATCCGGCTCAGCGGCGTGGTGCTTTCGCACATGTTGATCAGCTGGATGCAGGTGTCCTCGTCCAGCTGCTCGGGCAGACACTCGCAGTACAGCCAGTGCAGGATGGTGGCCAGCATCTTCGCCGGGATGTTGTTCAGCACCGAGAGGGGCGTGAGCGGCGAGGACGGTGGCGTATCGAGCGTTGCCACCGGGAACGGGGACGGGCTGCGGGCGCGGAACGGCGACGACGGTGGCTTAAACTTCACCCGGCAGGTGCCGGCCGGTACCGCGTCCGGGAAGAAGAACACGTTCCGGTCCAGGTGCAGGTTCGAGTCGGAGCAGGACGACGCCgtctggtggtgatggtggtgatggtgatggtgatggtggctgTGGGCCGCCCGCTTTGGCACGTCGAGAAAGATGGAACCGGCGGC from Anopheles coluzzii chromosome X, AcolN3, whole genome shotgun sequence includes:
- the LOC120960183 gene encoding uncharacterized protein LOC120960183, which gives rise to MTAHESYGFIGTWEIVESHLEGTTEKLGLEGIKFRLDEMGDIIWYNDLINTNGGARDGPLGSPRLSSLNGASFCPINDSAAVLFSCETFEVVELSSNGPGLIFGAYTGHSIEFRTNHYNPGEQMSLRCDCWCELHCQRVKEDQSVGQEEPFTLISVLDDGNFCDVTLKSCDNAIYNVHSPILRLNGFDCSSMTAASTYQHLASRFECAEAQAQQQQVVSAATSTTAAHPPLMKVSSVPCARAVRASSTTTGPSYGRGSPAMMCSVSASATPSLHPAAPLLNPNFLLPPASLDSYSLSPKLVAAHISNSFNCLMPTDGAAGSIFLDVPKRAAHSHHHHHHHHHHHQTASSCSDSNLHLDRNVFFFPDAVPAGTCRVKFKPPSSPFRARSPSPFPVATLDTPPSSPLTPLSVLNNIPAKMLATILHWLYCECLPEQLDEDTCIQLINMCESTTPLSRMSEPCKNYLRNIQLKKFVIDIINDLHDSLNNMIQMVNPSTISHSPCVLCQVFKEGVKECLTAFVKLLQFCNIFTKDATTFTRQQRHEIIKYVRTRMPIYLSQVHQLLQNVHLVLGSLSPDDRNDLVSYLVPEITAALEVLTAAVSEIKRSLEAVCKDLKSSQQEQQQQQKLHESTVHAGSTQQQQQQQPARSSTTGNSRAGERTHLNRSHHARSSSSSSSGGGGGGTSSTSVPSRLGHSPSESDLKFFLYMYEVKKMRDIYGRVTNALEVLLHKKGTFNEMNLLHQHQTVRRNLEQLALEVPAAIGQLEELCDTIDEKIGWKEFKFCFKFLTSQVNGIVSKLLEHKAALNDAMFYISTLVQKEQFTCALVELGLLDKRSVEPALLHECAARRSAVRSSGQRQLEYATVKMNLVQNLCESPTASHSSLSKNALKLLHSGQLADMEFEVIVPHPEQPGSEGSGIVALGPPTCCADLSPDEALLLNGGGSKGASIEAPGSSGSSSSNSSSNSTTTTTSSSKGGRGTQSHCFKAHRVIVAARCEWFKKALLSGMQEDINRKIIIYDTSPVIFRRLLLYLYGAPVDRSVGVDQLCELMLLADRYSVDNLKAICEQTLVSSIDGDSVICLYGISDRFNATALKARCLSYLSQHTELTQLDIFQELPVYLQNEVQELIRWCGRAPEPWCDRERSRSDRGSGHSLKSPSKAAKSSRSRKTSPSFM